CGGGATCTGTTCCTGTCCTTCGCTCTGATGATGGACGCCATGATCAGCATCGTCTGGAGCATGGGGCTGCTCATCGCTCTGGGCTTTCCCATCCATATCATGAGCTCCATGAGCCCGGTGTTCCTCATGGCCATCGCCACCGACAGCATCCACATCTTCAACGAATTCTATTTCCGCTACCGGGAGACCAGGGACAAGCGGGCGGCCATCATCGCCACCATGGCGGCGGTGAGCCGGCCGGTGCGCTACACCGCCCTGGCCACTGCCGCCGGCTTTGCGGTGCTGGTCTTCATGAGCATTGTGCCGGTCAAGGTGTTCGGTGTCATGCTGGCCTTTGGCACCTTTGCCCTGCGGGTGCTGTCCTTCAGCTTCATTCCGGCCATGTTCACCTTCGTGCCCGAGGCCCATCTCGCCAAGGTAGCCGGCCGGGAAGATGCCGATACCGGCTGGGCGACCCGGCTCCTCACCGGCCTGGCCAGCCTGGGGGCCGGAAACCCGAGGGTGACGGCAGGCCTGGCACTGGTGCTCCTGGCGGCAGCCGGGCTGGGGATTCTGCGCCTTACGGTCAACAACAACATGGTGGAGTGGTTTGCCGAGGACAGCACCATCCGCACCGCCGACCGGGTGATGAACGAGGCCCTGGGGGGCACCTCCCTGGGCTATCTGGTGCTGGCTACCGGTCAGGACGATGCCATGAAGGACCCCCGGGCGATGCGGTTCATGGAGGGCCTGCAGCGCCACCTGGAAGGCCTGGCCGTGGTGGGCAAGACCACCTCGGTGGTGGACTACGTGAAGCGCATCAACCGGGTCCTCCACGACGATGATCCGGCCTTCGATACCGTGCCGGAGAGCGCCGAGGCTATCGGGCAGTACCTGTTTCTGTTCGGCATGTCCGCCAAGCCCGCCGACCTGGACAATGTCGTGGACTACGCTTACCGCCAGGCCAACATCACCGTGCAGCTCACGACCTGGGATGCCCGGGCCATGGCCGAGGTGATGGCTGCGGCTGCGGACTTCCGGCAGCGGCACAGCGCGGAGCTGCCGGTGCCCGTGGAGATCCGGCCAGCCGGCATCGCCTATTTCAACCTGGTCTGGAACGAGGAGGTGCTCTGGGACATGCTCAAGGGCTTCAGCCTGGCCCTGGTGGTGGTGCTGGCAATCCTGGTGCTCAACTTCCGCTCCCTGCGCTGGGCCCTGGTCGGCTACGCGCCCCTGCTCTTCACCATCCTCATCATCTACGGGGCCATCGGCTTTGCCGGCAAGGATTTCGACATGCCGGTCTCGGTCCTCTCCTGTCTGTCCCTGGGCATGGCAGTGGACTTCGCCATCCATTTCATCAGCCGGCTCCGGCAGCGGCTGGCGGAGTCAGGTGGGCTGCCGGCCGGCTGGCACCGGGCCCCGGCGCCTGCCCCCCAGCTGCTGGCCGCCCTGGTCTGGACAGCGGCCCGGCCGGGCAAGGGGATCCTGCGCAATGCCGTTCTGTTTTCGGCCTCCTTCGCGGTGATGATGGTGGCGCCGCTCACGCCCTACATCACCGTCGGCGTCTTCATCGTCAGCATGATGCTCCTGAGCGCGCTGTTGACGGTCCTTCTCCTGCCGGCCCTGGTCGTGCTCTGCCGGGGTTGGCTGTTTGCCCATGAAAAAGGGCTTGTCCGTCCCTGATCCGGAGGTGCTGCCATGAAAAGGCTCTGGCTTGTCGTCCTTCTTGTTCTCCTGCCGGTCCACGTCCACGCCCTCACCGCTGTCGAGCTGATGGAGCAGTCCCAGGCGGCGTTCCTGTATCCGGGTCAGGACTTCCGGGTCCGGATCCACATGCGGCTCATCGCGCCGGGGGGACAGGAACGGGTGCGGGAGATGGTCATGCTGCGCAGGAATGAGGGCCCGCCGGGCGGCGATCAGAAGTACTTCATCGCCTTTCAACGTCCGGCTGATGTCAAGGATATGACCCTCATGGTGCACAAGTACCCGGCCCAGGATGACGACCGCTGGCTGTTCGTACCGGCCATCAACATGGTGCGGCGCATCGCGGCCCAGGACAAGCGCTCCAGCTTCGTGGGCTCGGACTTCACCTACGAGGATGTCTCCGGCCGGGACGTGGCCAGCGACACCCACACCCTCCTGGGGGAAGAGAAGGTGGGCGAAGCGGACTGCCACAAGGTGAAGAGCACGCCCAACGCCGGCGACGTGGACTATGCCGACCGGATTTCCTGGATCGACAAGAGGACCTTCCTGCCCTTGAAAGAGGAATACTACGATCTCAAGGGCGCGGTGATCCGGGTCTTTGCCGCCGAGCGGGTGGAGGTGGTGGCCGGGATTCCCACCGTGGTCCGGCGGTCCATGAGGAACCTCCAGACCGGGCACCGTACCGAGGTGGAATTCAGTCAGGTGGCCTACGGCATTGGCATCGAGGACAGCCTGTTCAGCGAGCGCTTCCTCCGGCAGCCGCCCAGGAAATGGCTGGATTGAGGGGGAGGCGAGTGATGCGCCACCTATGGTTGGCCTTGGCGGCCCTTTTGGCCGGCAGTCTGGTGGCAAGTCCGGCCTCGGCCCTGGACGTGGACCTGCAGGGGTTTCTCCAGGGCAACTACGCCGTGGGGCTCGGTCCGGCCAACCCCAACGGTGAGAGCGCAAAGTGGGCCGAGGAGCGGCTCCAGGCGCGGTTCGATGGCGCAGGCCAGGCCGGCCGCCTGTTCCTCAAGGCTGACGCTGCCTACGATCACACCCGGGACCAGACGGAGGTGGAGCTGCGGGAAGGCTTCCTGGATCATGGGGCAGGCCGGTGGGACCTGCGGCTGGGCCGGCAGATCCTCACCTGGGGGCTGGGGGATCTTCTGTTCATCAACGACGTCTTTCCCAAGGATTACGAGGCGTTCTTCGCCGGCCGTCCCCTGGAGTATCTCAAGACCGGGGTTGATGCCGCCAAGGCAGGGCTTTATCCGGATTTCGCCTCCTTCGAGATCGTGGCGATCCCGTTCTTCACGCCGGATCACCTGCCCGATCCGGAGCGCTTCCACATGCCAGGCCCGGGGGCGTGGATCGAGGAGCGGCCCACGGACGGCCGGGATACCGAGCTGGCGCTGCGTGCCTACCGGGACCTGGCCGGCTTCGATGTGTCGCTCTATGCCTTCAGCGGCTTCTTCCGGCGGCCGGCCCTTCGCGCCAGCACCATGGCACCGGGCAGCACGCCGGCGCTGTTCTATCCCCGGCTGGCTGTGTACGGGGCCAGCGCCCAGGGCCGGGCCCTGGAGGGCGTCCTCTCCCTGGAGGCCGGCTACTATGACTCGCGACAGGACCGGGACGGAGCCGATCCCTTCGTCCCCAACGATGAGACCCGCTTTCTGGTCGGCTACCAGCGTCAGCTCTGGGAGGATGGCGTCCTGGGGCTGCAATACTACGGCGAGAGGATGCACGACTTCGGCCGCTACCAGGAGACCCTGCCGCCCGGCTTCCCCGGCGCCCGC
This genomic interval from Thermodesulfobacteriota bacterium contains the following:
- a CDS encoding MMPL family transporter; this translates as MRSPSLVAFSVDHPRLVVLVSVALSLLAMTQLGRITTDTNPKNMLPETSAVRVGNRQVEQTFRLYEDSIVVGVQSERGVLNQDTLGRILRITDAILQVDGVAARDVSAFSTITNVTAQDGTLHVGPLMPRVPETEAELAALRRQLFDNPLFVDRIISRDGKTAAIHVPLEAGANGKEVADALRRIISREEGGEQFFVAGDPVARDTFGAEMFKLMAVFAPIAGGVMLLIRYLMFRDLFLSFALMMDAMISIVWSMGLLIALGFPIHIMSSMSPVFLMAIATDSIHIFNEFYFRYRETRDKRAAIIATMAAVSRPVRYTALATAAGFAVLVFMSIVPVKVFGVMLAFGTFALRVLSFSFIPAMFTFVPEAHLAKVAGREDADTGWATRLLTGLASLGAGNPRVTAGLALVLLAAAGLGILRLTVNNNMVEWFAEDSTIRTADRVMNEALGGTSLGYLVLATGQDDAMKDPRAMRFMEGLQRHLEGLAVVGKTTSVVDYVKRINRVLHDDDPAFDTVPESAEAIGQYLFLFGMSAKPADLDNVVDYAYRQANITVQLTTWDARAMAEVMAAAADFRQRHSAELPVPVEIRPAGIAYFNLVWNEEVLWDMLKGFSLALVVVLAILVLNFRSLRWALVGYAPLLFTILIIYGAIGFAGKDFDMPVSVLSCLSLGMAVDFAIHFISRLRQRLAESGGLPAGWHRAPAPAPQLLAALVWTAARPGKGILRNAVLFSASFAVMMVAPLTPYITVGVFIVSMMLLSALLTVLLLPALVVLCRGWLFAHEKGLVRP
- a CDS encoding outer membrane lipoprotein-sorting protein, with the translated sequence MKRLWLVVLLVLLPVHVHALTAVELMEQSQAAFLYPGQDFRVRIHMRLIAPGGQERVREMVMLRRNEGPPGGDQKYFIAFQRPADVKDMTLMVHKYPAQDDDRWLFVPAINMVRRIAAQDKRSSFVGSDFTYEDVSGRDVASDTHTLLGEEKVGEADCHKVKSTPNAGDVDYADRISWIDKRTFLPLKEEYYDLKGAVIRVFAAERVEVVAGIPTVVRRSMRNLQTGHRTEVEFSQVAYGIGIEDSLFSERFLRQPPRKWLD